In Fragaria vesca subsp. vesca linkage group LG1, FraVesHawaii_1.0, whole genome shotgun sequence, the sequence GTGGGAATGGAGGAGCGAGAGGTTTTAAAGTTCTACATTTTTGTTTCTTCTTCTTTAGGAACAATCGTATTACAGTTTGTTTTTACGGAAATCGCTATTACCGTATGATGGCCGGCACGGTACTATAGAGCTGGAATTGTTTTTCCGGAATTGACAAGAAATTCCAGCGAGTTGCCGAATGACGGGTCGGTCTGATGTAGATTCATATGTACATAATCAATCAAGATAAACAAGTTAACGTACAGAAACAAGTTATATATATGTAACGATTTTTTTTTTTTTCGATGAGAAAATATATGTAACGATTGATCTCTGAGTTTTAGAGGGCTACAAACAAATTATTGTTCATCTCCAGCAATGATTGATAATATAGTTGATAAATTTGAATGAAAGTTATATTTATCAATCCATTTTGAGAGTTTTGTTCCAGCAGAGTAGCTATTAGAGAAATGTAGCTATTCATTGACAAATTCTCTCTCTTGAATTGATAAATTTGCCAATTTTGCTTATCAATTTCTAAATTTGTCAACTTCTTAAGTATACTGCTGGAGCAAAGATTCATTTAAAAATTGACAAATCTCAATTTTTTTTTAAATTTATTAATATTGTTGGAGATGCTTATGTTTGTAGAAACGTTTCAACAATGTTTAAATAATGAAACTTGGAAGTTACGATATTTTACATGCATTCAGTAGTCTCTCTTGTTGCACTAGTTATGTTTATGCATATCGATGGCTTATTTTGTAGACATTTTCTAATAAAATTAGATTACAAACTCGCTTTCCAGTTTTTTGTCAATTAATTGGAAATGTTCATTTAGATAGAGCTTATCGTTTGATATTATTTACACATCCTATTTCGCTATTCACATACCTTATCTATTTTTCTATGTACTATAGCTAGCTAGTTCAACTTTATTTTTCTATGTTATACTATACAGTATACACTTCCATACATGCCTCTTCTCCATCGTCAAAGTATGTGATCTAGTTGTTTTGGGACAAAGTGCTAATGTCTTGATGAGTGTGAAGATGGTGAAGTTTGTATGAGCCAAGCAATCGTCATGTTTCAGTTTGGTTCACTATAAATAGCCAAGTAATTGTCATGTTAGCTCGTGATATTAATTGGTAACTGTTATATCATTAGCAATACGAGTAATTCTCTGTGTTTGAAGTATTTGTGACCTTTAGGTTAGCATATTAGTGAGTTGTAGCGGCACTTCCACGTACTTTGGACAGTTTAAGGTTTAGAAGACCAGCTTACGCGCCTGTAGAAAACAGCAAGACCAGGGTGGTTTCTTCTCCAAGCCGCACCGCCGGCGTTCCCTCCGTTGTGTCTCGGTTTGGGAGCGGATGGTAGATTAGTTTCTAAGGGTGCTAGTTCAGTTTTGCTTCTAGCCTAGTACTCCTAGGCATGAGGTCTCGTCAACTTTATATGGAAGTTGGTGGCGGTGCTAGGGTGTGTGCACTGGTTCTTGGATGGTGAAAGGGTGCTGATCCAGTTTGCCCGGTGAGTGACTACACGAAACAAAAAGAACTAGGGCAATCCTTTGCGTGAATTTCGAGATGACAAAATCTATATTAGACTACGATATTCATGAAATGACAAGAACCAATAGAACCTATATCCGAACTGAAAATTGAAATATATGCAGAAACTAAGTCAATCACCAACAAATTTCAGACTTGCACGTATAAAGACATTTAACACAAGACGTAATGTAAGAGTAGTTGGAGGAAGATCGTTCACATATTAGAATACAAAATGAATATTTAAACGAGGCCGATAAATTTATACAGTTAAGCTTCCATCAAATGCTCTTAAACAGATCAAAGCTGGGAACAATAATGACAGTTCATGCTGACAAGAGCTCAATGGATACAAAAATAGTCTAGGTCATTGAAAGGATAAGGAATAACTACCCTAATGTGGACAAGCTTCGGCACAAGAATCAATGAAACAATAAACAAGATCCAAACATGTACATAGATTCTTCATTATTGTATTGGTGAATGTCTACCGTGTTCCTTGCATGAAATTGCAGATTTTTAAGATCGCTATCTGCTTTGGCACTGTAGTCATCTGCAGGCACAATTGTTGCCTGTTGAATAAATTTGTTCTGCAAAAATGAAAGAAAATGAATAAGCAAGCAATTCCTTAAAGCATGCTCCAAAAATGATTCAAAAACATCTAGCAAGGTGGCAATTCACTTGGCAGAGGTGCACATAGGGGATTGACCTGTAACAACGCTCCACGAGGTTTCTTCATTCTTTGTATCTCATTGTTTCTTTCTCAAATCCAATAGTTGGAAATTCTTTAGCATACTGCTCAACCTCGTGGCGTAGCTTTGCAATCTCAGACTGGATTTGACTATCTGATTCCAGAGTTGCCACAAAATCCTTTAACTTAGTACCTGCAATCACATTCATGCAAAAAATCTGCATGAGCATTACAAACAATAATATATTTCACATCCACAATATTGTTGCAGAATACACCTTTTGTAGCAGCCTTAATCTTCAGGGCTATCTTCACCGCTACATCAAAATACTCGGCTACTTTTGCAAAGTCATCCTCCATAAAACCCCTCGATGTGAGAGCTGGGGTCCCTGAAGAATCAAACACAGGACCTTGATCAGAATAGAAGTACCTAGCTAATGACCCGCAGCTGAAGAGAAGATGAATGCAGGTCTTACCCATACGTATACCACCAGGGACCATGGCAGAAACATCCCCTGGGACAGTATTTTTATTTGCTGCAATATGAGCTGCTTCCATAACCTTTTCAACTCTTGAACCATCAATTCCCTGTCAAAAATTCCAAAAGAATATACTGATTATTTTCATGTATACCAATCATGCACCACAGCAGTCTCAGTGGAGTCATCATAAAACCCCGCTTTCAAACCTAAAATTTGGCTATCCACAAGATAAATGGCAATTGAGAATCTCAAACCTAACTTTGAAACCAAAGACCTATTCTAGAGTTCAATACACTCTTGTCTGGAGTTGTTCAATCCAGTAGTATTATCTTTGAGTAACCATGGCATAATCATTCCAAGGGAATAGATTTGGTCTAACAAGCAGAGCCAGAAAGTATCATACTCGGTCCAAATAAATCTCCCTGTTACACAGAAGGACAAATAAGAACAAAGCAATTATAAAAAATAAGAATCTCCTTTTACCTTTCCCCTCAAATTCACTAACACTAAATGGTTGTCGGTTCCACCAGAAACAAGATCATAGCTCTTCTCTAGCAAGCTCTGCATGTTCAGAGGGCATAAAGCTATAAGCGAAAAAAAATAGTGGGACAGATACTTTAGACAATAATGGAAACAGATTATTGTCTACATTTTGGATAGCAAAGATACTCCAGAAAGCCTCGTTAGAGATTCAGAACCAATTAAACCAAAAGTATTGCTAATAAGGATAAATGTCTTGAAAACGTGGCGATCACAGACCTCTGCAAATTTTGAGGAATTCCTGAGAACTTGCTCTTGGTAAGCTTTGAACTCTGGAGTTGTGGCCTAGAATTGTAATGTAATCAGCAAGAAAAATTTATTAGTGGCTATTTTCTTGAAGAAAAAACTCAGAGAGGGAGAGAGACTGAATGATCATTGAAGAATATAGATGCAAAATATGATCAGATGTAATAGATATTTCATACAACAAATATATAGACAAATTACCTGCTTGAGTGCAACTGCTAACCCAGATATGGTGTGATTGTGTGGACCACCTTGGAGTCCAGGAAAGACGGCTTGATTAATTTTGTCTTCATAGTCATACATAACCTGTAGAAGGAAATTTAAACCTTAAGTACTTCATTCTAGCTGCACCATTTTGGGACTCACTATAAGGAACACCAAACAATGCACACCAAAATTAGTACAGTAAGATCAAACCTTTTTCTTCCATTTTCCTCTTTCATCTTATTTTCTCCTTAACTATAGGCTTCCCTCTGAATAATAAAAAGGAAAAACTATAATGCACTTAAATGTTTCTTATAATTTAGAATTATAACTTACTTCTTGCCCTTGCTTGTTTACATTTTTGACCCCCTTCCTGAAGAAGATCATAGCCCCTCGAGGGCCACGAAGTGACTTGTGAGTTGTGGTTGTAACAATATCTGCATACTCAAAAGGCGATGGAATAACACCTGCGGCAACCAATCCGCTGATGTGTGCCATATCAGCTAACAAAATAGCTTTCTGCTTATCACAGACCTGACAACAAAACACAAAAATATCTCACTTGAGGATGGAGTATTATAGATTTTTATTGATCAATGGCACAATGATGAACATCAACCCAAAGCTTACCTTGCGTATGCGTGCATAATCATACAAGCGTGCATACGCACTGGCACCAGCAACTATTAGCTTGGGCCTGAACAGTGTGGCACTTTTCTCCAACTGCAGATATATTTTGGTATAGGTTAGCCCTCAACTAACAATGATTAAAAACCAGGGTAGTTAACCATGCAAAGAAATAGTTTCCATCTATTACTTCACTGTCACATGATGGTGATTCGTTAGAACTGTAGTGACATGAAAGCCAAATATTCAGTATAACATGTTAGAAAAAAAAAAAAAAAAAAACTTGAGTTGTCACTAAAGCTAAATAAAGAATATGTTCCTGGTTCTATTCATTATTTGAATTTCACATGTCATGATTATTTACACTGTAGATTGTAATCTGCATCTCCATAGTTATACACACATATTATAAATATAACCTACATAACATTAAACCACCCAACAACTTCTTTCATCCTATTTCTGAGTCTCAATGAAAGCAAGTCGTATGAGAAGCATATGCCACATTCATACAAAGTCTGACTTTTAAATCCTTGGAGTAAAGAAGTTAGAGAAAAGAGATGGGATAAGCACTGTACCTGATCATAGTCAATGTAACCAGTGGTTTCATCCAATCTGTACGGCATTGTCTCAAAGAATATTGACACAGCAGATATTTTTTTGGTGTCGGTCTGGAAATAATAGAAAATAGAAAATGATCACACAGTAGCATTTTGATTTACACATTATTACAAAAAAAAAATGATGTGTCACATGGTTGTCAAGTCATTTTCTATTATTTAAGATCCTGGGTGGAATAGTATTGGAAACTACTAAAGTAGGGCTTTTACGTAGACAGCTAATTATGCATCGATTGATAAGAGTATTGGTTTCTAAGCTTCTTGAGGATGTGATTGGCAATTGACATCTGTGCTTCCTGTTCTTTCGCTATGCAAGTTAAGTCGGAAATACTTGTGCAACTTACGAATTTAATTCAACAGCTCAAGACCATGTTCAATCTTTATTAATTAGGCATAACAACTCCTGATCCTCTTACGTAAGATACTAAAACACATTAGAAAAAACTAGAGCTTCACTAATATCCTCAATCTTTCTAAAACATTGTTTATATCCTGTATCTTCTCATGAAAATATCTTTAGTCTGACATCTACATGTTTATATTACTTGAATAATTTTGTATATTTCTTCAAGTCGTCTGTGAACCTTAACGTGTTAGACCAGAGGCAGTGTTAGTACAATATACTTTCCATGCCAAAAAGTTGGAGAGATAAAGTCAGTAGACTATCCTTCAATCACAAAAGTCATCTTTATTAACCTCCAAAAGCAGAACAATATAGAATAATAATCAACAGAAGATGTAGAAGATATAGACACCTGATAACCATGAGAAAGATGTCCACCATGAGGCAGATCAAGAGCCATAATTCTTTCATGAGGTTTCAACAATCCAGTGTACACTTGGAAGTTAGAAGGGGATCCAGATAATGACTGGACATTCACTGAAAGAAAAAAGATGCGACATACGGGTATTTAGTATACATTACTTCATGAAAGTTGTATCATTTTTAATATGACTCTAAAGAATGACATGCTTTATCAGACAGTTCAGAATATAAGCTCAGTACATGAAAGATGATCATGAATAACGTTTCAAAATAAATGGTTGACAAATTTTACACTAACATGTTACATGTGGATCCCTTTCCAATCCCTTCAAAATAATACATAATAAAGGCAGTTAAGAATCAGATTTCTTGAAAGGCCTCCTCAGAATTTTCCACACGCCATTGTATTGCAGCCACATGAAAGACTATAGTTAATATTTAGAGAACATTGGTCTCTTATTCTTTACTATTGAGTGCATTTTTAATTTTTATAGTGTACACAATGAATGAAACAATTAAAGATACAAACTTTCTATATTGATGAACAATAGATTGTCTGCCAATAATTTTATTCTTCCAACAAAAAATATTCAGAAAATGGGAGAAGGGAAAAAAAAAAAACAACGAAGGCTTTTAGGCCATAGAAATGACAACCAGGTTTTACCACTCATATTCGAGCACCAGCACCCAAGTATATGCCCAGTTGCCCACAATCAATATAAAGCACACAAAGCAGAAGCATTTTAATTTCATTTGTAGTACTAATAACTGAGCTTACAGGTTTGGCCTCTTTAACTAAACATTAATATGAGTTTCTGGACATTAAGGAGTTCAAACCGCAAAATAATATATTTAAAAAAAAATCAAATAAGTTTATTGGCTATACTTGTGGGAAGCTAGCGATCAATTCAAACTAGTGAAATTTCAACTTAGATGAACCAAAAGAGAAAATGCAAGTGAACTGATGGGAAAGAAAAAGTTTAGCTACATTACCTCCCCATTTTGCAGGATCTAACTGAAAAGCTTCAAATGCGCGTTTTTGGCAAAGGGTCTCAGCCATGTCGATGTATCTAGATTATAAAAGAGAATAGTCACATCAAGTGTATTTCATGAGAAGACGTGACCAAGAAAAAGAAATATGGACTCGTACATGAACATGCATTACAAATTCACAACCAAACAAATAAATAAAAACAAACTAATACTAGTAATAAACTAATAATGATCCATCATCTAATATTCTCTCTTTAATGCCAAAAATAAATAAAACAAACAGAAAAGGTTGTTGCTTTCTCATCAGGTTTATAAATAGCATCACTAGATTGGACAACACGGTTTTTCTCAAATGACAACCAGCAGACCCCTTCCCACCCCCCAAAAACAGATTTAATACGGAAGCAGAAATGTGGTTCCAACTCAAAAGTTGTTGCATTGGATAGGATAAATAGCTAGAAAGGAATTGAACAAGGATCCACTTACTCATTTCCTCCGTAGTATCTAGCACCGGGATATCCTTCACTGTACTTGTTGGTCATGACAGACCCGACAGCTTGCATCACCGACAGAGATGTGAAATTCTCTGAAGGAATGAGCTCAAGCCCCTACACTCCACAAACAACAAATCAAAAACCAAACTTCAATGCTCAAACACTTCATTATTCCTCAATGCCAATTACAAAATTACCTTCCATTGCCGAGCTTTTTCGAGCTCGATGATATCATTAATCTCGGGATCAATAACCTCAAGCGGCTCATTGAGTTGCTTTATCCACTGAATTCAATCAGATCAAAATTCCACACATGATCAGCATCAATTCGACTAGACATAAATAGAGAAATCCAGATCCAAAGCAAAACTCATATTAAAAGGAAACATACAGTAGCACGAGCTTGCTCCTTTTCCTGAGCTGCTTGGCTGGACAGACCTGACTGCAATCCAAATCAACAAGATGAAGTCGAATCTTCAAAAGAGATGAACATAAAAAAGAATGACGAAGCAAAACGGAGATGATTACCATGTGGTAGACGGAGCCGCCATTGGCGCCGACGAGAGGTTTAAGCAGGGGCTTGTTGATGAGTCTGCGAAGCGCCATTGCCATTTGAGTCAGGGTCTCTCTGGGTTTGGTGGGAAGAGAGAGAGAGAGACTAGTAGTGACGAGGGAGAGAGGCGGTCGCAATTTGTATATAGTAGTGATTTGCGTAGTGAGTGGGCAAGTATGGTTGGGTTGGTGCTGACGGTGACTGTAATAGACGCAGGACCCCACGTGGATCCGACCAGGCCTTTCGTCACTTAGTGGTCGCAACGTCACTAGACGATCATATTAGCCTAGACCAAGTTCCCAATGCTGGTTCTCCGGTAATAAAATTACAAACTAAACCCAAAAATGATTTTATCGGTCTGGAAGAACTATTTTATATTTTTAAAGACCAGGGACTCTAAATTTTTTTATTTCATCTTATTTTTGTTCTAATTAAATTAAGCGCTCATTATAAGAGTACTTCTCTTTCGACCTCGGATCCTCACCTCATGTGTTGGAAACACTTAGAACTATTTTTTTGAGTTTCAATTTTGTTAACGGTATTAGTATATATGTATGATAGTGTCGCGTGGATAACCGAATCAAAATATTACATTTGAGCTTCTCGATTCACTTACATCTGGGTACGTAGAAGAATTTTCACTAAATTAATCGAAAATTCTAACATGGTACGTGGTTAATATGGGCCGCCTTTATGTTAGGCGCGTGTAACTCATGCGCGGCTTAACTACACATTTGTTTGTTGGGACTAAGTGCTAAATAGAGGCAAGTTTGGTTAATATTCATGTTTGGTGTCATGGGGTACAAAACTTAATGAGTTACGTAACACCTTACTTTTATTCTGGCCTCCATAGATAATGTTATAATGAATACTCAGATTGGTCATCTTTAGATAATACCTTGTTTTCTAAGGGAAATTCTATGGTACATACTCGTATGTGATACCTACATTTACAAATGTGACAACATATTTATAGTCAAAGTGGTAATGCTGAGTCGTATTGTTTATAATCTTGTTCTAATAATTGTAATTACAAAATGTATAACCATTTTACAACTTTTTGAACAAATTGTTCTCATAGTTGTAATTTTGTTTAACTTCATGCATGTAAATAGTGTAAATAAATTTGGTAAATTTTTTCTCAATGTTGTAATTTGATTCATAACATTGTAATTTTTGTTCAAGTACATATAAAATAAAAGTATGATATACATCCCAGTATCAACCCAGCACCAACAAACTACACTAATCCGGTTCAACACCAAATATGGGTCGATATTTATGTAACTTAAGGTAAGGTAGACCACATGAGTCCACAACAGTCCTGCAAAAAGAAGAGGTGTGAGTACCAAACGTGCACCAAGTCCTTACCTCAGGCCCTCAAGACTGCAAAATATATAAATCGCTGGTAATAGATTATCGTTTGGCAAAACTAAATTTGGTTAATTATCAAAGGCTGCACATTTTACGATTTAAGCCCCTTCTTCAAATAAAGAGATTGCAATTGTAGGGCTAGTAGTGTAAGTTGATTACATCTTAGCCTCCTATGAGGCTTATGACTGCAGCGGTTGGCATATTAGCTTCCCTCCACAAATTCATCTGAAACAGATAGGAGGAGTGGATAACTGCTCCCCAGTTCCCAAGGATGCCATTTGTCTAGAAGTCTAGATTATGGCTTCTCTACCTTCAGTTGCTGTTAGTGGCAATATCAAGCTTGACCAAGAATTCAGAAAACATCCCACAAGTTCTATTTCTTCAGAAAAGGTATTACTCTACACTCTAGTCCAGTCTTTCTTTCCTTTCACTTCTGTTGTTGGTTTGCATGTCTTGTTAAAGATACTATCTTCAGTTTGTTTATTCGAATTTTGATGTTGGGTGCTTATTTGTAGCTTTTTGCTGTTTTCAAACCATGAAAGCTAGTACTTAGCATTAGTTGCAGTGTGAAAAGTAGAAGCACAGCTTTCAATTTCAATACTTACATGATTTGCATCCATGAAACTGATTTAAAATCTGTTTTTGGTATGTCAGAGTGGAATTGCAAACGTGTCGTATCAGAAAAGTCAGACCATCACAAGTTTGGATGGAAGTTCAGAACCCAGGTCTCTGGACTTCCGAGAAGCTCTAGAGATATTTAGAGAGGGTTCTAATAAGGTTGATTCCTCTTACTATGTTCCTCTCTTGCAAGAATGTATAGAGAGGAATTCGGCTTCCAATGCGCAAGCTGTGCATGGGCACATCATTAAGACAGGAAGCCACCAAGATTTGTTTGTCACAACTTTCCTTGTCAATGTTTATGCAAAGTGTAGAATCATGGAAGATGCTCATAAGGTTTTCGACAAATTGCCTAAACGAAATGTTGTTTCATGGACAGCTTTGATGACAGGTTATGTTCACAATTCGCGGCCAGAACTTGCCATTCGGGTTTTCCTGGAGATGTTAGAAGCTGGGGCTTATCCTACCAATTATACTCTAGGAATTGTTTTCAATGCTTCATCTACTTTGTACTTGATTGAGTTAGGGAAGCAATTGCATGCCTACAGTATAAAATACCGGATTGACTTTGATACTAGTATTGGAAACAATCTTTGCAGTTTATACTCCAAATGTGGGAACTTGGAATCCGCTTTTAAAGCATTTAAGAAAATTAAGGAAAAGAATGTGATCTCTTGGACTTCAGCTATATCTGCTTGTGGTGATAATGGCGATTCTTCAAAGGGTTTGGAACTTTTTACTGAGATGCTTTCAGAGGGAACCGAGCCTAACGACTACACCCTGACCAGTGCCTTGAGCTTGTGTTGTACAATGCAGTCTTTGGGAGCAGGGATGCAGATACATTCCTTAGTCATTAAACTTGGCTATGAGTTGAACCTTCCGGTAAGAAATGCTATCATGTATTTGTACCTCAAATGTGGCATGATTAATGAGGCTAGAAAGTTGTTTAATGGAATGGGAGATATGAGCTTGATTACATGGAATGCAATGATTGCAGGTCATGCCCAACTTATTGATCTTGCAGAAGACGATCTTTCAGCATACCGAAGTGGAATTGAAGCTCTTAACATTTTCTTGAAATTGAATGGCTCCGGGGTGAAACCTGATTTATTTACCTACTCAAGTATCTTAACTATATGTAGTAGTTTGGTGGCTTTAGACCAGGGAGAACAGGTTCATGCTCAGAGCATCAAAAGCGGGTTTGTCTCAGATATTGTAGTAGCAACTGCGCTAGTCAATATGTACAATAAATGTGGAAGCATTGAGAAAGCAAGTAAAGCGTTCATAGAGATGTCTACAAGAACGCTGATATCGTGGACTAGTATGATTGCAGGTTTTGCGCAGCATGGCCGGACTCAGCAAGCACTACAGCTCTTTGAGGATATGAGAATTGCAGGAGTCAGACCAAATCAGGTTACTTTTGTGAGTGTTCTATCTGCTTGTAGCTATGCTGGAATGGTCAATGAAGCACTTGGTTACTTTGAGTCCATGAAAAAGGACTACAGGATCAAACCTGTGATGGACCATTATGCCTGCCTTATTGATATGTATGTAAGGTTGGGTCGGTTAGATGAAGCCTTTGGTCTTGTCAAGAAAATGGATTTTGAACCGAATGAGTTTATATGGTCAACCTTGGTTGCAGGTTGTAGAAGACATGGACATATAGACAGGGGAGTTTATGCTGCTGAACAGTTGCTCAAGCTCAAACCAAAAGATACCGAGGCTTATGTCATGTTGTTGGACATGTACATCTCTGCAGAAAGATGGAAGGATGTTTCTAGGGTGAGAAAAATCATGAAAGAGGAGAAGCTTGGGGAGCTGGAGGAGTGGAGCTGGATTAGCATTAAAGACAAGGTTCATTCATTTAAACCCAATGATAAATCTCATCCTCAAAGTGAAGTTGTTCAAAAGTACGTTGATAGTTTGATTGATCAAGTCAAGAGTCTTGGATACAAGCCAGTAGAGAGTTTGGAATTAACTGATGAAGACAAAGAAACCACTTTGTTCTCTTCTACATCTTTCCATAGTGAAAAGTTGGCAATTGCTTTTGGATTGTTGAACACACCAAATGCTGCGCCAATTCGGGTCATCAAGAATATCAGTATGTGCAGGGATTGCCATAGTTTTGTTAAGTTTGTATCATTACTGACTTCTAGGGAAATTTCCATTCGAGATAGCAAGCGCCTTCACAAGTTTTTGAATGGAAAATGTTCATGTGGAGATTTTGGAGCTCTTCTTTGATATCTTTTAGCACCAAGAGTGGACAGAGTCCAGGGTTCTTCCATCTGTTGTGAGATGTTCAATTTGGTGCAGAGAAAGATGTCGAAAAATTCATGTTAAATTCTTATCCTTCATTTAGTTTGGAGGACCTCCATCTATACTATGTTCTTATACTCACTGCTTACTTGCTTAGTGCCTGTACAGCAGGCTCTAAGAGCTGCTGCTTCTAGCCAGACTTCCACTGATATTTACTTAGAATCAAGAACCTACTTGGTAATTGGGATGTACTTTGAGTCCGAGTATATATGTAGTCTCTCAGTACCCTTGGTCACATTCACCAAATTGTTTAAAGTTGTGAATGAGGCTGACAGACGAGTTCAGTTTTTGTTGCTAGAATGAGGCACGATAATTAGACCACAGCATACTATTTCGATTAAAGAAAAAGCAATTTAATGTGCAGATGGACAGGAAATATGATGAATGGCATTGTGTTGGTTTCACTCTGTAGGAAATTAGGCCCTTGTAATCATATTGCTTCGATTTGTGTTTTTTTCTTGCCCGCATGATCATGGTGAGCAATATATAGGAGAATGGAGACAACCGCTACTTCTACAACATCATTCATTTCACAGAGTTTAAGAGTCATCCAGTGAAATTTAAGAGTTTATACTTTTTAGTGACCGTCTTATATTTATTCTATCTTGCAAAGTGATTTTTATTTCATTCAATGTTCTTGGACTACTGTGTGTCATATATGGTCACTGAAGTCCAAATTTATTTTTTTGAAGACGACGTCCAAAATTTAGTGTATCATTCATTTTGAACATTCCACGCTGAGGACTTTAAGAAAATTGTTGATGTCCAGCAGTCAAGAAAGACTGCTCTTGATATTCTCAATTTATATCCCAATAAACTCTTAGATTCCCTCTATGTGCTCTTGTGTCTCTGCTTGGAAGAAGAGTAGCCATGGCAGCCGGGTTAGCGATGACAAGTGAGCACAGGCATTACAATGGCAAGTTGACTCTGCTTGTGGTGTTATCTTGCATGATTGCTGCCATGGGAGGTATCATTTTCGGCTATGATATTGGAATTTCAGGTCAGTCAGCTTAGTTTTCTTCTAAACATTAGTACACATTTACACTGATGCTGAAGACTGAGCTAGTGCTTTTACAAAGTTCATCAACC encodes:
- the LOC101297180 gene encoding serine hydroxymethyltransferase, mitochondrial-like, coding for MAMALRRLINKPLLKPLVGANGGSVYHMSGLSSQAAQEKEQARATWIKQLNEPLEVIDPEINDIIELEKARQWKGLELIPSENFTSLSVMQAVGSVMTNKYSEGYPGARYYGGNEYIDMAETLCQKRAFEAFQLDPAKWGVNVQSLSGSPSNFQVYTGLLKPHERIMALDLPHGGHLSHGYQTDTKKISAVSIFFETMPYRLDETTGYIDYDQLEKSATLFRPKLIVAGASAYARLYDYARIRKVCDKQKAILLADMAHISGLVAAGVIPSPFEYADIVTTTTHKSLRGPRGAMIFFRKGVKNVNKQGQEVMYDYEDKINQAVFPGLQGGPHNHTISGLAVALKQATTPEFKAYQEQVLRNSSKFAEVSLCPLNMQSLLEKSYDLVSGGTDNHLVLVNLRGKGIDGSRVEKVMEAAHIAANKNTVPGDVSAMVPGGIRMGTPALTSRGFMEDDFAKVAEYFDVAVKIALKIKAATKGTKLKDFVATLESDSQIQSEIAKLRHEVEQYAKEFPTIGFEKETMRYKE
- the LOC101300657 gene encoding pentatricopeptide repeat-containing protein At1g11290-like produces the protein MASLPSVAVSGNIKLDQEFRKHPTSSISSEKSGIANVSYQKSQTITSLDGSSEPRSLDFREALEIFREGSNKVDSSYYVPLLQECIERNSASNAQAVHGHIIKTGSHQDLFVTTFLVNVYAKCRIMEDAHKVFDKLPKRNVVSWTALMTGYVHNSRPELAIRVFLEMLEAGAYPTNYTLGIVFNASSTLYLIELGKQLHAYSIKYRIDFDTSIGNNLCSLYSKCGNLESAFKAFKKIKEKNVISWTSAISACGDNGDSSKGLELFTEMLSEGTEPNDYTLTSALSLCCTMQSLGAGMQIHSLVIKLGYELNLPVRNAIMYLYLKCGMINEARKLFNGMGDMSLITWNAMIAGHAQLIDLAEDDLSAYRSGIEALNIFLKLNGSGVKPDLFTYSSILTICSSLVALDQGEQVHAQSIKSGFVSDIVVATALVNMYNKCGSIEKASKAFIEMSTRTLISWTSMIAGFAQHGRTQQALQLFEDMRIAGVRPNQVTFVSVLSACSYAGMVNEALGYFESMKKDYRIKPVMDHYACLIDMYVRLGRLDEAFGLVKKMDFEPNEFIWSTLVAGCRRHGHIDRGVYAAEQLLKLKPKDTEAYVMLLDMYISAERWKDVSRVRKIMKEEKLGELEEWSWISIKDKVHSFKPNDKSHPQSEVVQKYVDSLIDQVKSLGYKPVESLELTDEDKETTLFSSTSFHSEKLAIAFGLLNTPNAAPIRVIKNISMCRDCHSFVKFVSLLTSREISIRDSKRLHKFLNGKCSCGDFGALL